DNA from Peromyscus leucopus breed LL Stock chromosome 3, UCI_PerLeu_2.1, whole genome shotgun sequence:
ACCATAGGTAGCTTCCAAAACATGGCGTGGGATATTCTGGCAAACTAGTGATACAGGGGGAACGTGATCTCTCATCTGGTCAATTGGGAGGATCCCATTGCAAATCATCTCTGCTTTGGTAGACACAAAGGATGGCATCACCAGGCCCGGGCAGTCACACAGGCAGAGGCTAGGCTCCTCATACAGAGTCTGGAAATGCTTGGTGTGGCCATGTGTGGCAGACACAGACACTTTCTTGTTGCCCATGATAGTGTTGATGGTTGAGCTCTTACCAACATTAGGGTAGCCCACCAGCCCGACAATTAGCTGTCCACCTTTCACCTTCTTCCCAGTGTGGAGCTTCTTCAAGAGCTCTAGCAATTCCTGCTTGGACAACAGGTGGCTACGATTGTTCatgggctggctttctggaattgTTCTGTTCTGAGCCTCAGAATCGACGGGACAGTGTTCCTTCCAGTCCTGACCACAGTCCCCCTCCTCAGGGCTGCTGTCTTCTTCCGAACATGTCTGCcagtcctccccctcctcctcctcctcctcctgacagTCCTCATACTCACTGTCGTCTTCGTCACTTGCAGACCCCTCACTAAGTGAGAGCAAATCTCTGAGCAAATCTCTGCATGGAGTTTCATTCTCATCCAAACTCGAGTTTTCAGACTCAGCTCTGCTGGCTTCTCCAGCAACACTGTTGCCTTGGTCCTTAGAGTGAATGGTTTCTGCCAAAGCTGCCCAGAAAATAACCTTCACACCTTCGTTTTTAAAGTACGAGGCCCAGGCAAAGCGCTGCTCAGCAGTCCACAGGTCTGCTTTGTTTATCAGAATGACATTTTCCTTAGCAGCATCTATCTCCTTCACATAACATTCCAAATCCTCACATCTAAACAGGAGTGGGTTTCGAGCATCTACTATCTGGACCACAATATCACTTCTCGCAATGACCCTCCAGAGCTGGCGCCAAAAGTCCAAATTTCGTTCAAAGGGAGTCAATATCAACTTTTGTTCCTCTTCTAGCCAGACAAGCTGGTGTCTCCATTTTAGGAAGTTATCTTTCTCTGCCTGTTTCAGTTCTTTGGGGCTCGTTTTTCTGTCCCAGTTTGGTCTCCTCCGTATACACAAGAACTGTCTGTTTTCTTCATGGAGTTTCTTAATTCTCTGGCTCTCCTCAAAAGACAGCAGTCCAGTTCTAGCCTCAGGGAGTACAAACTTGATGTTAAGCTTCTCAGCCACAAACTCAGTCCCTGCAAGTTCTGCAGTTGCAAGGAAGTCCTCAAGGGAGCTCTGTTCTGTTCACTGACTGAAGATTAAGGCGGCCCCAGTCATAGCCATCATTGAGTTCACTCATGTGCAACCAGGAGCTGGTATGACGGTGGCTGCAGCTTCGCTGAGTCTGATGCCGGATAAGTACCCGGCCCAGAGACCCGCTACCTGGCGCTCTCCTCCGGCCCATAACAACTCCACAGTGGTACGAACCTCCTccaaattcttaaaacattttaaatgccatgttctgtaggtctttaaagtgtttaaagatgacctatctatctaaaatatatctctgcttgacctagaaaacatacctaatatgactattaTTTGATTATCATGGAGGACcaattattaatctgcatttcttaattatccattacaatttaaatgaggtGCACAAACATTCCCTAAActatagtaaaaatatatatactgtataacaaaattaactttaaatttgtatcaataaactaaaacccaTAGCAacgtaaaatattttaagtaaactgtcactctttaaaagtagattcaatgatctacccttcTTATCCtaccatatctatatcatatGTATCTATATCAGGGGAGGGCTGATTTCCCCTGCCTATGCCACCACAGGAGAGATAAGAAatgggggcagctctcccatgctcacatcttcagggctggctcacccacacttgCACAAATAGGGTtggctctgttgtgctgccctggtgagaTGCAAGGCCTGTTCTCCAAGTGTTGTAGCTGGTGGGTGTCTGGGTCAGCTCTTCCACTCTTATGACCACAAGGCCAGCTCTCTCACATGTCCCAGGCATTGATGGGGGGGcagctctcccctgcccatgccgTCACAAGACCGATGGGTAACGGGGGCAGCTCTGCCATGCTCACAATttgggggctggctcacccacaccagTTCTAgtagggttggctctattgtgctggtctggcaaggtgcagggcctgctctcctgagtgttgcagctggtgggggtcacAGATAGCTCTCTCATACTTATGATtacaaggccagctctcccacctgccccaggtgTTGATGGTCAGTGGGGgagtgtagtcagaagttttctctggtcccaccagccctgcagtcctgcagccacttatataATAGTCACTcacaagcttatattaattataactgtttggccattagctcaggcatattactgactagctcttgcacttaaattaacccataatttttatttatgtttagccatgtggctttgtaccttttctcagctttgtcttgtcattttgtttcctctgtgtctggatgctgactcctgactcagtcttcctcttcccagaattctccttgtctaattatcccacctatactttttgcctggctactggcaaatcagcattttatttattaaccaatcagagcaacacacatttatagcatacagaatgacattccacagcaattcCCCTTTTcaatctaatcaaaaaggaaggttttaactttaacatagtaaaattacatataatagaacagttatcaagcaagaattacagttacaatatctagtctatttgtattttgtaaattcaaagaaaatattctatttatcttacatttgtgagtctaaagtttcatatctaatttatcttttatcataaccaaggaaaattataactatctagtcttcaactacatcaaagacaccagaaggacatattacctaagtaaataggaagtacattgtaagcaacttccaaaattctggaaatgacagagacagctggctgcctaaatagtcacccaaagttcctctgtaatgttggggcatccatcttcagtctataggcctAGAGCCTCTCAAtcgcttctccctgtgtcctgtagaatgtctggcagtttattctacaaagcagaaacctgaaggaccatgtcgccttgcaaagtttagtggtcaccttcctatgggttctgcacATCCAGTTGacataacattttgtcaagcagttgaCACAAgagcacttttttgcccagtggctaacttttgccacaaagaaaccaaactccataatgagtttattCAAAGCCTATCTCCTCCTTGAAataattggtactgccaggagcagatgtgtctcactgtccagaattgtccaaattcttaaaacattttaaatgccatattctgtaggtttttaaagtgtttaaagatgacctgtctatctaaaatatatctctgcttgaccttgaaaacatacctaatatgactattaTTTGATTATCATGGAGGACCAATtgttaatctgcatttcttaattatccattacaatttaaatgaggtGCACAAACATTCCCTAAActatagtaaaaatatatatactgtataacaaaattaactttaaatttgtatcaataaactaaaacccaTAGCAAcgtaaaatgttttaagtaaactgtcgctctttaaaagtagattcaatgatctacccttcTTATCCtaccatatctatatcatatGTATCTATATCAGGGGAGGGCTGATTTCCCCTGCCTATGCCACCACAGGAGAGATAAGAAatgggggcagctctcccatgctcacatcttcagggctggctcacccacacttgCACAAATAGGGTtggctctgttgtgctgccctggtgagaTGCAAGGCCTGTTCTCCAAGTGTTGTAGCTGGTGGGTGTCTGGGTCAGCTCTTCCACTCTTATGACCACAAGGCCAGCTCTCTCACATGTCCCAGGCATTGATGGGGGGGcagctctcccctgcccatgccgTCACAAGACCGATGGGTAACGGGGGCAGCTCTGCCATGCTCACAATttgggggctggctcacccacaccagTTCTAgtagggttggctctattgtgctggtctggcaaggtgcagggcctgctctcctgagtgttgcagctggtgggggtcacAGATAGCTCTCTCATACTTATGATtacaaggccagctctcccacctgccccaggtgTTGATGGTCAGTGGGgagtgtagtcagaagttttctctggtcccgccagccctgcagtcctgcagccacttatataATAGTCACTcacaagcttatattaattataactgtttggccattagctcaggcatattactgactagctcttgcacttaaattaacccataatttttatttatgtttagccatgtggctttgtaccttttctcagctttgtcttgtcattttgtttcctctgtgtctggatgctgactcctgactcagtcttcctcttcccagaattctccttgtctaattatcccacctatactttttgcctggctactggcaaatcagcattttatttattaaccaatcagagcaacacacatttatagcatacagaatgacattccacagcaattcCCCTTTTcaatctaatcaaaaaggaaggttttaactttaacatagtaaaattacatataatagaacagttatcaagcaagaattacagttacaatatctagtctatttgtattttgtaaattcaaagaaaatattctatttatcttacatttgtgagtctaaagtttcatatctaatttatcttttatcataaccaaggaaaattataactatctagtcttcaactacatcaaagacaccagaagga
Protein-coding regions in this window:
- the LOC114695402 gene encoding LOW QUALITY PROTEIN: large subunit GTPase 1 homolog (The sequence of the model RefSeq protein was modified relative to this genomic sequence to represent the inferred CDS: deleted 1 base in 1 codon; substituted 2 bases at 2 genomic stop codons) gives rise to the protein MGRRRAPGSGSLGRVLIRHQTQRSCSHRHTSSWLHMSELNDGYDWGRLNLQSVTEQSSLEDFLATAELAGTEFVAEKLNIKFVLPEARTGLLSFEESQRIKKLHEENRQFLCIRRRPNWDRKTSPKELKQAEKDNFLKWRHQLVWLEEEQKLILTPFERNLDFWRQLWRVIARSDIVVQIVDARNPLLFRCEDLECYVKEIDAAKENVILINKADLWTAEQRFAWASYFKNEGVKVIFWAALAETIHSKDQGNSVAGEASRAESENSSLDENETPCRDLLRDLLSLSEGSASDEDDSEYEDCQEEEEEEGEDWQTCSEEDSSPEEGDCGQDWKEHCPVDSEAQNRTIPESQPMNNRSHLLSKQELLELLKKLHTGKKVKGGQLIVGLVGYPNVGKSSTINTIMGNKKVSVSATHGHTKHFQTLYEEPSLCLCDCPGLVMPSFVSTKAEMICNGILPIDQMRDHVPPVSLVCQNIPRHVLEATYGINIIKPGEDEDPYRPSTSEELLTAYGCMXGFMTAHGQPDQPCSARYILKNYVKGKLLYCHPPPGRDPVAFQSQHQQLLENKTKAEEIQLQPGRNQKAKQIENGVDKAFFHQENVRALTKGVXAVMGYKPGSGLLSAAAVSAENHVAGKPWKKHGNQNKKEKSHRLYRHLDM